The following proteins come from a genomic window of Streptomyces sp. Sge12:
- a CDS encoding SRPBCC family protein, producing the protein MPAMRKSIDIDRRPEEVYAYLTDPTHLPEWQDSAVSAVPIGDLPVHVGSRILVTRQIGRRRVPTTMEFVELDPPRSWHVHGVDGPVRPDVRGTVEPLDGGARSRLTLDVDLEGHGLGRALVPLVARPMVRKELPRGEEKLKHLLEA; encoded by the coding sequence ATGCCCGCGATGAGGAAGAGCATCGACATCGACCGCAGGCCCGAAGAGGTCTACGCGTACCTGACGGACCCGACCCACCTGCCGGAGTGGCAGGACAGTGCCGTCTCCGCCGTCCCGATCGGCGACCTCCCCGTCCACGTCGGTTCGAGGATCCTCGTCACCCGGCAGATCGGCCGCCGGAGGGTCCCCACGACCATGGAGTTCGTGGAGCTCGACCCGCCGAGGAGCTGGCACGTGCACGGCGTCGACGGGCCCGTACGGCCCGACGTGCGCGGCACCGTGGAACCCCTCGACGGCGGTGCCCGCTCCCGCCTCACCCTGGACGTCGACCTCGAGGGCCACGGTCTGGGCCGGGCACTGGTGCCCCTCGTCGCCAGGCCCATGGTCCGCAAGGAGCTGCCGCGGGGCGAGGAGAAGCTCAAGCACCTCCTCGAAGCCTGA
- a CDS encoding amino acid permease yields the protein MTSTATLPAAISAPPEQGRDRHARRFGLPVATCLVMGNIIGGGIFLLPASVAPFGTISLVAFAVLTLGAIALALVFGRLAERHPQTGGPYVYARAAFGDFAGFLAAWSYWITAWVSNAALAVAAVGYLTVLFPAAGEHKWSMCLAALAVQWLPALSNLAGTRYVGAVQVVATVLKFAPLLLVAVGGLFFFDPANLGPFRATDQSAAGAVSASAAILLFSYLGVESATVSAGEVRDPARNVGRATVLGTVGAATVYLLGTVAVFGLVAHDRLVSSTAPFTDAVNAMFGGTWGGTVVACAAVISMLGALNGWTLLSAQTPYAAAKDGLFPKVFETKKRGVPVVGVIVTVALASALTVYNYTAGAQGVFESLVLITTFTATVPYLLATAAQIYFLLSGQRDRVHPARLARDGVLAALAFGFSMWLVAGSGYAAVYQGVLFLFAGVLVYAAMSARKHRAAVSPAE from the coding sequence ATGACCAGCACCGCAACCCTGCCCGCCGCGATCTCCGCACCCCCCGAGCAGGGCCGGGACCGGCACGCGCGCCGCTTCGGCCTGCCCGTCGCGACCTGCCTGGTCATGGGCAACATCATCGGCGGCGGAATCTTCCTGCTCCCCGCCTCGGTGGCGCCCTTCGGCACCATCAGCCTCGTCGCCTTCGCCGTCCTCACGCTCGGCGCGATCGCCCTCGCCCTGGTCTTCGGCCGGCTCGCCGAGCGGCACCCGCAGACCGGCGGCCCCTACGTCTACGCCCGCGCCGCGTTCGGCGACTTCGCAGGCTTCCTCGCGGCCTGGAGCTACTGGATCACCGCCTGGGTCTCGAACGCGGCCCTCGCCGTCGCGGCCGTCGGCTACCTCACGGTGCTGTTCCCCGCCGCGGGCGAGCACAAGTGGTCCATGTGCCTGGCCGCCCTCGCCGTCCAGTGGCTCCCGGCCCTCTCCAACCTGGCGGGCACCCGCTACGTCGGCGCGGTCCAGGTCGTCGCCACCGTCCTCAAGTTCGCCCCGCTGCTCCTGGTGGCCGTCGGCGGGCTGTTCTTCTTCGACCCCGCCAACCTCGGCCCCTTCCGGGCCACCGACCAGAGCGCGGCCGGCGCCGTCTCCGCCTCCGCGGCGATCCTGCTGTTCAGCTACCTCGGCGTCGAGTCCGCCACCGTCAGCGCCGGCGAGGTCCGCGACCCCGCCCGCAACGTCGGCCGGGCCACCGTCCTCGGCACCGTGGGCGCCGCCACCGTGTACCTGCTCGGTACCGTCGCCGTCTTCGGCCTGGTCGCCCACGACCGGCTGGTCTCCTCCACCGCCCCGTTCACCGACGCCGTCAACGCCATGTTCGGCGGCACCTGGGGCGGCACCGTGGTCGCCTGCGCCGCCGTGATCTCGATGCTCGGCGCCCTCAACGGCTGGACCCTGCTCAGCGCGCAGACCCCGTACGCGGCCGCCAAGGACGGGCTCTTCCCGAAGGTCTTCGAGACCAAGAAGCGCGGCGTACCCGTCGTCGGCGTGATCGTCACCGTTGCCCTGGCCTCCGCCCTGACCGTCTACAACTACACGGCCGGCGCCCAGGGCGTCTTCGAGAGCCTGGTGCTCATCACCACCTTCACGGCGACCGTCCCCTACCTGCTCGCCACCGCCGCCCAGATCTACTTCCTCCTCTCCGGGCAGCGCGACCGGGTCCACCCGGCGCGCCTGGCGCGCGACGGCGTCCTGGCCGCCCTCGCCTTCGGCTTCTCGATGTGGCTGGTCGCCGGCTCCGGCTACGCGGCCGTCTACCAGGGCGTGCTGTTCCTCTTCGCAGGCGTCCTCGTGTACGCCGCGATGTCCGCCAGGAAGCACCGCGCCGCCGTCTCCCCGGCGGAGTAG
- a CDS encoding phage holin family protein produces the protein MGRGRWRTAGSALVRVLLVWAVSTLTMLVLAGILPDFRLQSDDGDSLTQIGLTAAWAAGAFGLLSALVWPLVVRALLLVPALVLGLLVFFLNGSLLLIALGLIPDGRSEVAPETAVVVAAVMSAVASATSTALAVRDDEAYRRRLYRLADRRRRRQGGAGTPRGAEAPPGLLLLQLDGVGYEVLRHACADALMPTVAGWLEHGHRARPWRTDWSSQTGASQLGILHGSNFDVPAFRWYEKHTGEVMVCNRPTSAAELQRRAIERTGDGGLLTLDGASRGNLFSGGADQLALVLSVSARRGRANRSRAGYFAYFSDPANAVRTAVSFVAEVVREVCQSVRARIRGDRPRVSRGGLYPLIRAFATVVERDVVVAAVIGDVLAGRSAIYADLVAYDEVAHHSGPRGRDTDRVLERLDRSIALIARVAEHAPRRYRIVLLSDHGQSPGETFLGRYGLTLKDLVRAGCGLPVSRRAGRTRSGAEARAAVLAALHRPVEEDEEAHPGRGSEPVVLASGNLGLISFPGIPGRASRARIERAHPALLTTLANHPGVGFLLVDGVVLGRDGAVARLDVPGEAEALLAPFGPGAAEAVRRTDAFPHVADVMVNSAYDPRTGAVHAFEEQIGSHGGLGGDQGRPFLMWPTELSDPDSGLHPGLDQGLHPDQGPAPASDPDPDLRQVRELVGAEAVHAVLRRWLREADGPQVPVAPPVGGAAAEPAGRPVEEPPPGSGNSGSFPSAGVPARDEIR, from the coding sequence GTGGGGCGAGGACGGTGGCGGACCGCGGGCAGTGCCCTGGTCCGGGTGCTGCTGGTCTGGGCGGTGTCCACACTCACGATGCTCGTGCTGGCCGGGATCCTGCCCGACTTCCGCCTCCAGTCCGACGACGGCGACAGCCTCACGCAGATCGGGCTGACCGCCGCCTGGGCGGCCGGTGCCTTCGGCCTGCTGAGCGCGCTGGTCTGGCCGCTGGTGGTCCGGGCCCTGCTGCTGGTGCCCGCCCTGGTGCTCGGGCTGCTCGTCTTCTTCCTCAACGGCTCGCTCCTGCTGATAGCGCTCGGGCTGATCCCGGACGGGCGCAGCGAAGTGGCCCCCGAGACCGCCGTGGTCGTCGCCGCCGTGATGTCCGCGGTGGCGTCGGCCACCTCCACCGCACTCGCCGTGCGCGACGACGAGGCGTACCGGCGCAGGCTCTACCGGCTCGCCGACCGGCGCCGCCGCAGGCAGGGCGGGGCGGGCACGCCCCGCGGCGCCGAGGCCCCGCCGGGCCTGCTCCTGCTCCAGCTGGACGGGGTGGGGTACGAGGTGCTGCGCCACGCGTGCGCGGACGCCCTGATGCCGACGGTGGCCGGGTGGCTGGAGCACGGCCACCGCGCGCGGCCTTGGCGCACGGACTGGTCGAGCCAGACCGGTGCCAGCCAGCTCGGCATCCTGCACGGCTCCAACTTCGACGTGCCCGCCTTCCGCTGGTACGAGAAGCACACCGGCGAGGTGATGGTCTGCAACCGGCCGACCAGCGCCGCCGAGCTCCAGCGCCGGGCCATCGAGCGCACCGGGGACGGCGGGCTGCTCACGCTGGACGGGGCGAGCCGGGGCAACCTGTTCAGCGGCGGCGCCGACCAACTGGCGCTGGTGCTCTCGGTCTCGGCCCGGCGCGGGCGGGCGAACCGGTCGCGTGCGGGCTACTTCGCGTACTTCTCCGATCCGGCCAACGCCGTCCGCACGGCCGTGTCCTTCGTGGCCGAGGTGGTCCGCGAGGTGTGCCAGTCCGTGCGGGCACGGATCCGCGGGGACCGGCCGAGGGTCTCGCGCGGCGGGCTGTACCCGCTGATCAGGGCCTTCGCGACGGTGGTGGAGCGGGACGTGGTCGTCGCGGCGGTGATCGGCGACGTGCTCGCCGGACGCTCCGCGATCTACGCCGACCTGGTGGCCTACGACGAGGTCGCGCACCACTCGGGACCGCGCGGCCGGGACACCGACCGGGTGCTGGAGCGGCTGGACCGGAGCATCGCGCTGATCGCCCGGGTCGCCGAGCACGCGCCGCGCCGGTACCGGATCGTGCTGCTCTCCGACCACGGCCAGAGCCCGGGGGAGACCTTCCTCGGCCGGTACGGGCTGACCCTGAAGGACCTGGTCCGGGCGGGCTGCGGGCTCCCGGTCTCCCGCCGGGCCGGCCGCACCCGCAGCGGGGCCGAGGCGCGGGCCGCCGTGCTCGCGGCGCTCCACCGGCCGGTCGAGGAGGACGAGGAGGCCCACCCCGGGCGGGGCTCCGAACCGGTGGTGCTGGCCTCGGGCAACCTCGGCCTGATCTCCTTCCCGGGCATCCCGGGCCGGGCTTCGCGGGCGCGCATCGAGCGTGCGCACCCCGCCCTGCTGACGACCCTGGCGAACCATCCGGGTGTGGGATTCCTGCTGGTGGACGGGGTGGTGCTGGGCCGGGACGGGGCTGTGGCCCGGCTGGACGTCCCGGGGGAGGCGGAGGCGCTGCTGGCCCCCTTCGGCCCGGGCGCGGCGGAGGCCGTCCGCCGGACCGACGCCTTCCCGCACGTGGCCGACGTCATGGTGAACTCGGCGTACGACCCGCGGACGGGCGCGGTGCACGCCTTCGAGGAGCAGATCGGCTCGCACGGCGGGCTGGGCGGGGACCAGGGGCGTCCGTTCCTGATGTGGCCCACGGAGCTCTCGGACCCGGACTCCGGCCTGCACCCCGGCCTGGACCAAGGCCTGCACCCGGACCAGGGTCCGGCCCCCGCCTCGGATCCCGACCCGGACCTCCGGCAGGTGCGGGAGCTCGTCGGGGCCGAGGCGGTGCACGCCGTGCTGCGGCGCTGGCTGCGGGAGGCGGACGGGCCGCAGGTGCCGGTGGCCCCGCCGGTGGGCGGCGCGGCGGCGGAGCCCGCGGGGCGGCCGGTGGAGGAACCCCCGCCCGGGAGCGGAAATAGCGGAAGCTTTCCTTCCGCAGGGGTGCCCGCACGGGACGAAATCCGCTGA
- a CDS encoding MBL fold metallo-hydrolase, whose amino-acid sequence MPVELTWWGHATCTVEDSGVRLLTDPLFARRLAHLRRRRGAVPPPEAAVADAVLVSHLHADHLHLPSLARLAPGTRLLVPRGARRALPGLARVAGLRGLAVTELAAGEEVAVRDGVRVRAVPARHEGRRLPFGPHLCPALGYVVQGAERTYFAGDTGLFDTMAEEVGPVDVALLPVGGWGPYLGPGHLDAGRAAQALARLAPAAAVPVHYGTYWPLGMDAVRPHEFHAPGEEFERLARQLAPKVTVRVPRHGERVRLP is encoded by the coding sequence GTGCCGGTGGAGCTCACCTGGTGGGGTCATGCCACGTGCACCGTCGAGGACTCCGGGGTCAGGCTGCTGACGGACCCGCTGTTCGCGCGACGGCTCGCGCACCTGCGGCGGCGGCGCGGTGCGGTGCCCCCGCCCGAGGCCGCGGTCGCCGACGCGGTGCTGGTCTCGCACCTGCACGCCGACCATCTGCATCTGCCGTCGCTGGCGCGGCTCGCGCCCGGCACCCGGCTGCTGGTGCCCCGCGGGGCACGGCGGGCACTGCCGGGTCTGGCGCGGGTCGCCGGGCTGCGCGGGCTCGCGGTGACGGAACTGGCCGCGGGCGAGGAGGTCGCCGTACGGGACGGCGTACGGGTCCGGGCGGTCCCCGCGCGGCACGAGGGACGGCGGCTGCCGTTCGGGCCGCACCTGTGCCCGGCGCTCGGGTACGTGGTGCAGGGCGCGGAGCGGACCTACTTCGCCGGGGACACCGGGCTGTTCGACACGATGGCCGAGGAGGTCGGACCGGTGGACGTGGCCCTGCTGCCGGTGGGCGGCTGGGGTCCGTACCTGGGCCCGGGGCACCTGGACGCGGGCCGGGCGGCGCAGGCGCTGGCGCGGCTGGCGCCCGCGGCGGCGGTCCCGGTCCACTACGGGACGTACTGGCCGCTGGGGATGGACGCGGTGCGGCCGCACGAATTCCACGCGCCGGGCGAGGAGTTCGAGCGGCTCGCACGGCAGCTGGCGCCGAAGGTGACCGTGCGGGTGCCGCGGCACGGCGAGCGGGTGCGGCTGCCGTGA
- a CDS encoding DedA family protein, which produces MTWRELAAAAGQVPPESTQQAVGYPALFLLVALGALVPVIPTGALVSSAAVVAFHHQSPYGVLLVFGVSALAAFTGDMALYWLGHRGVRSKGGSRWLEALRGRATPERLEQAQTRLDEHGVLVLVLSRLVPAGRIPVMLACLLARMPLRRFARGDAPACLAWAATYGLIGILGGTLFSEPWKGVALAVGLALAISAGPALWRRVRPKP; this is translated from the coding sequence GTGACGTGGCGCGAGCTCGCGGCGGCGGCCGGCCAGGTACCACCGGAGAGCACCCAGCAGGCGGTGGGCTACCCGGCGCTGTTCCTGCTGGTGGCGCTGGGCGCGCTGGTGCCCGTCATCCCGACGGGGGCGCTGGTGAGTTCGGCGGCGGTGGTGGCGTTCCACCACCAGTCGCCCTACGGGGTGTTGCTGGTGTTCGGGGTGTCGGCGCTGGCGGCCTTCACCGGGGACATGGCGCTCTACTGGCTGGGGCACCGCGGGGTGCGTTCGAAGGGCGGTTCGCGCTGGCTGGAGGCCCTGCGCGGGCGGGCCACGCCGGAGCGGCTGGAGCAGGCGCAGACGAGGCTGGACGAACACGGGGTGCTGGTCCTGGTCCTCTCGCGGCTGGTCCCGGCGGGCCGGATCCCGGTGATGCTGGCCTGTCTGCTGGCGCGGATGCCGCTGCGCCGGTTCGCCCGCGGCGACGCCCCGGCGTGCCTGGCGTGGGCGGCGACGTACGGCCTGATCGGGATCCTGGGCGGCACCCTCTTCTCGGAGCCGTGGAAGGGCGTGGCGCTGGCGGTCGGGCTGGCTCTCGCGATCAGCGCGGGCCCTGCGCTGTGGCGCCGCGTGCGGCCGAAGCCGTGA
- a CDS encoding virginiamycin B lyase family protein codes for MTAESRTIDLPAGAARRAAARRWTRRLAAAAGLLLLCALPTGAAGAAQPGGVRSPAGPPLYVSDYGNNRVVALPLDGGEQSTVPLDGLVRPTGMAWDAAGRLLVSDTGNNRVVVLPPDGGGQSVVPTVDLSRPLGLAVDPAGNLYIADSFNDRIVRVAAGGGAQTTVPTTGLLHPWGLAWAPGGDLYVSDFVNDRVVRVAVDGSGQTTVPTIGLSQPTGLAVNAAGDLYIADSGNNRVVKVAAGGGAQTTVPTTGLNSPLGLALDGSGNLYVADGFNNRVVRVRETGGGQVTLSFTGLNTPTGLSFPPVTARPGHGEDR; via the coding sequence ATGACGGCCGAGTCGCGAACGATCGATCTCCCGGCCGGCGCCGCCCGTCGGGCCGCCGCCCGGCGGTGGACCCGGCGGCTGGCCGCGGCCGCGGGGCTGCTGCTGCTCTGCGCGCTCCCGACGGGCGCGGCGGGAGCCGCGCAGCCCGGTGGCGTACGGTCGCCCGCGGGCCCGCCGCTGTACGTGTCCGACTACGGCAACAACCGGGTGGTCGCCCTGCCCCTGGACGGCGGCGAGCAGAGCACCGTCCCCCTCGACGGACTGGTGCGCCCGACCGGCATGGCCTGGGACGCCGCGGGCCGCCTCCTCGTCTCCGACACCGGCAACAACCGGGTGGTCGTCCTGCCCCCGGACGGCGGGGGGCAGTCCGTCGTTCCCACGGTCGACCTGTCCCGCCCGCTGGGGCTCGCCGTCGACCCGGCCGGGAACCTCTACATCGCCGACAGCTTCAACGACCGGATCGTGCGGGTGGCCGCCGGCGGCGGGGCCCAGACGACCGTCCCCACCACCGGACTGCTGCACCCCTGGGGCCTCGCATGGGCGCCCGGCGGGGACCTGTACGTGTCCGACTTCGTCAACGACCGCGTCGTGCGGGTCGCCGTCGACGGCAGCGGCCAGACCACCGTGCCCACCATCGGCCTCTCCCAGCCGACCGGGCTGGCCGTGAACGCCGCAGGTGACCTCTACATCGCCGACAGCGGCAACAACCGGGTGGTGAAGGTGGCCGCGGGCGGCGGAGCGCAGACCACCGTGCCCACCACCGGGCTGAACTCGCCGCTGGGCCTCGCGCTCGACGGATCCGGCAACCTCTACGTGGCCGATGGCTTCAACAACCGGGTGGTGCGCGTCCGGGAGACGGGCGGCGGGCAGGTCACGCTCTCCTTCACCGGCCTCAACACCCCGACGGGCCTCTCGTTCCCGCCGGTTACCGCACGGCCGGGGCACGGCGAGGACCGGTAG
- a CDS encoding serine hydrolase domain-containing protein, with product MQTSRTNHRRTSTSTGSRTRTPALLAPCVALLIAGGALPAASPAPALPDPPGTPTATASAPAADPGSAALKPIDPAAFQASVERAAKTLMVPGAMVLLRTPQGTYRAVVGTTERGGVRPPDAQDHFRSASNTKTMTSALIMLLAQDGRLRLSDPVSKYVADVPNGANITVADLLRMRSGLYNYTSAPELAAALDADPGRAYTPQDVLAIAFRRPPNFAPDADYEYSNTNYALLGLVAEKAGGRPLAQQFRDRLLSPLGLAGTSLPGIHDRSLAEPYAHGYMYGGTSYALVDEPYPAALREAAESGKLAPLDYTHQNPSYATAAGGVVSTAQDLATWIRALVTGKVLDPASQRQWLDSPQAEDPAAPDGQKYGYGIAYQSFGPKAAMYYHGGELPGFNSFIGHDPVNDVTLVVWTNLTLSPDGRTTAQALLPTLFNQIYTGLDLPTV from the coding sequence ATGCAGACCTCCCGGACGAATCACCGCCGCACCAGCACCAGCACCGGCAGCCGTACCCGTACCCCGGCCCTGCTGGCGCCCTGCGTGGCGCTCCTGATCGCGGGCGGCGCCCTTCCCGCCGCGTCACCCGCCCCGGCCCTCCCGGATCCGCCGGGCACACCCACGGCGACGGCGAGCGCCCCCGCCGCCGATCCTGGTTCCGCGGCGCTGAAGCCCATCGATCCGGCCGCCTTCCAGGCCTCCGTCGAACGCGCCGCGAAGACGCTCATGGTGCCCGGTGCGATGGTGCTGCTCCGTACGCCGCAGGGCACCTACCGAGCCGTCGTCGGCACCACCGAGCGGGGCGGGGTCCGGCCGCCGGACGCGCAGGACCACTTCCGGAGCGCCTCCAACACCAAGACCATGACCTCGGCGCTGATCATGCTCCTCGCCCAGGACGGCAGGCTCCGCCTGAGCGACCCGGTGTCCAAGTACGTCGCGGACGTGCCGAACGGCGCGAACATCACAGTCGCCGACCTGCTGAGGATGCGCAGCGGGCTCTACAACTACACGTCCGCGCCGGAACTCGCCGCCGCCCTGGACGCCGACCCCGGCAGGGCCTACACCCCGCAGGACGTCCTGGCCATCGCCTTCCGCCGACCGCCGAACTTCGCACCCGACGCGGACTACGAGTACTCCAACACCAATTACGCCCTGCTCGGCCTCGTTGCCGAGAAGGCCGGCGGCCGCCCGCTCGCCCAGCAGTTCCGCGACCGGCTGCTCAGCCCGCTGGGCCTCGCCGGGACCTCACTCCCCGGCATCCACGACCGGTCGCTCGCCGAGCCCTACGCACACGGCTACATGTACGGCGGCACCTCCTACGCCCTGGTGGACGAGCCGTACCCGGCCGCCCTGCGCGAGGCGGCCGAGTCGGGGAAGCTCGCACCCCTCGACTACACCCACCAGAACCCCTCCTACGCCACCGCCGCCGGCGGGGTCGTCTCCACCGCGCAGGACCTGGCCACCTGGATCCGGGCGCTGGTGACGGGCAAGGTCCTGGACCCCGCGAGCCAGCGCCAGTGGCTCGACAGCCCGCAGGCCGAGGACCCGGCCGCGCCCGACGGCCAGAAGTACGGCTACGGCATCGCGTACCAGAGTTTCGGCCCGAAAGCGGCCATGTACTACCACGGCGGTGAACTCCCGGGCTTCAACTCCTTCATCGGCCACGACCCGGTCAACGACGTGACGCTCGTCGTCTGGACGAACCTGACCCTGTCGCCCGACGGCCGCACCACCGCCCAGGCCCTCCTGCCCACCCTCTTCAACCAGATCTACACCGGCCTCGACCTCCCCACCGTCTGA
- a CDS encoding MBL fold metallo-hydrolase produces the protein MRDRTDAPAPDSAPDSTAVAAPVRPTATRRPEPHPEPHQEPHPEPGPELEPEPRPEPERERPCAPRPLGEHRRWPRSFADRLTTPLPGVRAFARLAREGAFRPGPEGLRGIPDLPYAPGPLPAAPPGTVSVTWAGHASWVLRTGGLTVLTDPVWSRRILGTPARMTPVGVRWEDLPPVDAVVISHNHYDHLDAPTLRRLPRHTALFVPAGLAGWFRRRGFTRVTDLDWWESAELGGVRFEFVPAHHWSKRSLIDTCRSLWGGWILTDTRSAEPRKVYFAGDTGYGHWFGEIGRRHPGIDLALLPVGAYAPRWWLRDVHADPEEAVRACLDLGARRMAPMHWGTFVLSAEPVMEPLHRTLAAWSGAGLPREDLWDLPIGGSRTLAPDASGTSDRAEPPGVSGARPDRPRCG, from the coding sequence ATGAGGGACCGGACGGACGCCCCCGCCCCCGATTCCGCCCCCGATTCCACCGCCGTGGCGGCGCCGGTACGGCCCACCGCCACCCGGCGCCCGGAGCCGCATCCGGAGCCCCACCAGGAGCCGCACCCGGAGCCCGGGCCGGAGCTGGAGCCGGAGCCGCGCCCGGAGCCGGAGCGCGAACGTCCGTGCGCCCCGCGCCCGCTCGGTGAACACCGCCGCTGGCCCCGCTCCTTCGCGGACCGGCTGACCACCCCGCTCCCCGGGGTCCGCGCCTTCGCCCGGCTCGCCCGCGAGGGCGCCTTCCGCCCGGGCCCCGAAGGGCTGCGGGGCATCCCCGACCTGCCCTACGCGCCGGGCCCGCTGCCCGCCGCGCCCCCCGGGACCGTCTCCGTCACCTGGGCCGGACACGCCAGCTGGGTCCTTCGCACCGGTGGGCTGACCGTACTGACCGACCCCGTCTGGTCCCGGCGGATCCTCGGCACCCCGGCCCGGATGACCCCCGTCGGGGTGCGCTGGGAGGATCTGCCGCCGGTGGACGCGGTCGTGATCAGCCACAACCACTACGACCACCTCGACGCGCCCACCCTCAGGCGGCTGCCCCGGCACACGGCCCTGTTCGTACCGGCGGGGCTGGCCGGCTGGTTCCGCCGTCGCGGCTTCACCCGGGTCACCGACCTCGACTGGTGGGAATCGGCGGAACTGGGCGGCGTGCGATTCGAGTTCGTCCCCGCCCACCACTGGTCGAAGCGGTCGCTGATCGACACCTGCCGGTCCCTGTGGGGCGGCTGGATCCTCACCGACACCCGGAGCGCGGAGCCGCGGAAGGTCTACTTCGCGGGCGACACCGGCTACGGGCACTGGTTCGGCGAGATCGGCCGCCGCCACCCCGGCATCGACCTCGCCCTGCTGCCCGTCGGCGCGTACGCCCCGCGGTGGTGGCTCCGCGACGTCCACGCCGACCCGGAGGAAGCGGTCCGGGCCTGCCTCGACCTCGGTGCCCGCCGGATGGCCCCCATGCACTGGGGCACCTTCGTCCTCTCCGCGGAGCCGGTCATGGAGCCCCTGCACCGCACCCTGGCCGCCTGGTCCGGGGCCGGCCTGCCCCGCGAGGACCTCTGGGACCTGCCGATCGGCGGCTCCCGCACGCTGGCCCCGGACGCCTCCGGGACCAGCGATCGAGCGGAGCCCCCCGGGGTCAGTGGTGCCAGGCCTGACCGCCCACGTTGTGGATGA
- a CDS encoding aminotransferase class I/II-fold pyridoxal phosphate-dependent enzyme, with protein sequence MQRTAAEGRGPVRYGPPAPQPGLPVLPELLAVLAAAAGRAAPEPPGGGEAVREAACRYWGRRGLATAPEYVAAGPGAPGLLLALLGAYGGDVMLPRPCPAWWTPQVRLLGRRAYHVPTPAECGGIPDPYALLETVRRVRAEGGDPRVLLLSVADDPTATVPPPEMLHEACEAAESAGLFVVSDESWRDTVHRPHETLVLSPAEMLPDRAAVLVDLSGALLPAGWPAAVVRFPDTPRGTWLRARTLDVLTATGAMVAGPVAGAAAHALDEPDAVAGRAYAAAALHGVVAAEAHRRLLAAGALARPPQAGRHLYADLTPLRPGLARQGVGDAMELEDWLGARLGAPTPGGQRFADELGALRVRLSTGPLLGATPEERLAALTARDPLALPHVRDSLELLGSVLAGLA encoded by the coding sequence ATGCAGCGCACGGCGGCGGAGGGCCGCGGCCCGGTCCGGTACGGCCCGCCCGCCCCCCAGCCCGGCCTGCCCGTGCTCCCCGAACTGCTCGCCGTGCTGGCCGCGGCCGCCGGCCGCGCCGCTCCCGAGCCCCCCGGCGGCGGCGAGGCCGTACGGGAGGCCGCCTGCCGGTACTGGGGGCGGCGCGGGCTGGCCACCGCCCCCGAGTACGTGGCCGCGGGCCCCGGAGCCCCGGGGCTGCTGCTGGCCCTGCTCGGGGCGTACGGGGGCGACGTGATGCTGCCCCGGCCCTGTCCCGCCTGGTGGACCCCGCAGGTCCGGCTGCTGGGACGGCGCGCCTATCACGTGCCGACCCCGGCCGAGTGCGGCGGGATCCCGGACCCCTACGCCCTGTTGGAGACCGTGCGGCGGGTGCGCGCCGAGGGCGGCGACCCGCGGGTCCTGCTGCTGTCGGTCGCCGACGACCCCACCGCGACCGTGCCGCCGCCCGAGATGCTGCACGAGGCGTGCGAGGCCGCCGAATCCGCCGGGCTCTTCGTCGTCAGCGACGAGAGCTGGCGCGACACCGTCCACCGCCCTCACGAGACCCTGGTCCTCAGCCCCGCCGAGATGCTCCCGGACCGGGCCGCGGTCCTCGTCGACCTGTCCGGGGCGCTGCTGCCCGCCGGCTGGCCCGCCGCCGTCGTCCGCTTCCCCGACACCCCGCGCGGGACCTGGCTGCGCGCCCGCACCCTCGACGTCCTCACCGCCACCGGCGCGATGGTCGCCGGACCCGTCGCGGGAGCCGCCGCGCACGCCCTCGACGAACCCGACGCCGTCGCGGGACGCGCCTACGCCGCCGCTGCCCTGCACGGCGTGGTGGCCGCCGAGGCCCACCGCCGCCTGCTCGCGGCCGGTGCGCTGGCCCGGCCCCCGCAGGCCGGCCGGCACCTGTACGCCGACCTCACGCCGCTGCGCCCGGGCCTCGCCCGGCAGGGCGTCGGCGACGCCATGGAACTGGAGGACTGGCTCGGCGCCCGGCTCGGCGCGCCGACGCCCGGCGGGCAGCGGTTCGCCGACGAACTGGGTGCGCTGCGCGTGCGGTTGTCCACCGGGCCGCTGCTGGGCGCCACCCCCGAGGAGCGGCTGGCCGCGCTCACCGCCCGCGACCCGCTCGCGCTCCCGCACGTACGGGACTCCCTGGAACTCCTCGGATCAGTCCTGGCCGGGCTGGCCTGA